A genomic stretch from Shewanella sediminis HAW-EB3 includes:
- the hemC gene encoding hydroxymethylbilane synthase, whose amino-acid sequence MSQNVIRIATRKSPLALWQAEFVKAELEKFHEGLTVELLPMSTKGDIILDTPLAKVGGKGLFVKELEVAMLEDRADIAVHSMKDVPVDFPEGLGLEVICEREDPRDAFVSNNYKNISELPQGAVVGTSSLRRQCQIRASRPDLVIRDLRGNVGTRLGKLDAGNYDAIILAAAGLKRLKLEERITSFISAEESLPANGQGAVGIECRINDERVKALLAPLEHTETRHRVIAERAMNTHLEGGCQVPIGAYAEIQDDTLTLRGLVGNPDGSHIIEATKVGSKTDAQAIGVALAEELLSKGAKAILDAVYIK is encoded by the coding sequence ATGTCTCAAAACGTCATTCGAATCGCAACACGTAAAAGCCCACTTGCACTTTGGCAAGCAGAATTTGTGAAAGCTGAACTGGAAAAATTCCACGAAGGTTTGACGGTAGAACTTCTACCTATGAGTACTAAAGGCGACATCATCCTTGACACACCACTGGCAAAAGTAGGTGGTAAAGGGCTATTTGTTAAAGAGCTGGAGGTTGCCATGCTTGAAGACAGAGCCGATATTGCTGTGCATTCGATGAAAGATGTTCCAGTCGACTTTCCAGAAGGTTTAGGCTTAGAAGTTATTTGTGAGCGTGAAGACCCACGCGATGCTTTTGTATCTAATAACTACAAGAATATCAGCGAACTACCTCAAGGTGCAGTCGTTGGTACATCGAGCCTACGACGTCAATGCCAGATCAGAGCGTCACGCCCCGATCTTGTGATCAGAGATCTGCGCGGCAACGTAGGTACCCGTTTAGGAAAACTAGATGCGGGCAATTATGACGCCATTATTCTTGCGGCTGCAGGCCTTAAGCGCCTGAAGCTTGAGGAGCGCATTACCAGCTTTATCTCTGCAGAAGAATCCCTACCGGCCAATGGCCAGGGTGCAGTAGGTATTGAGTGTCGCATCAATGACGAAAGAGTAAAGGCGCTTCTTGCCCCACTCGAGCACACTGAAACACGTCACCGTGTTATCGCCGAGCGCGCAATGAACACTCATCTGGAAGGCGGATGTCAGGTTCCTATCGGAGCCTATGCCGAGATCCAAGATGATACACTGACGCTACGTGGTTTAGTCGGTAATCCCGATGGTAGCCACATCATCGAAGCGACAAAGGTTGGTTCTAAGACTGATGCACAAGCAATTGGTGTTGCACTGGCTGAAGAGTTGCTCAGCAAAGGCGCTAAAGCCATTCTCGATGCCGTTTATATCAAATAG
- a CDS encoding uroporphyrinogen-III synthase codes for MKVLLTRPQGRNQSMIEALNEKGVSHVVTPLLNVQATDIQLHQSSIEQFNQADIVIFISTNAVKFASKALNNQFPDSAQFYAVGEATYQALLALGISSQKAPQECQQTEGLLTLEQLHHISNKNIVIVRGVGGREALAEALTSRGAIVNYWEAYQRGCPQLDKNSVIQGWQNAEIDTIVVTSGEILNNLIKLVPKELFAWLRACHIIVPSSRVQEQALANGLQHVTNAKAANCKAVLSALKLSI; via the coding sequence ATGAAAGTACTTCTGACGCGCCCACAAGGGCGTAATCAGTCGATGATAGAGGCCCTGAATGAAAAAGGGGTCTCTCATGTCGTCACGCCATTATTGAATGTTCAAGCAACTGATATTCAGCTGCACCAATCATCTATCGAACAATTTAACCAAGCTGATATTGTGATTTTTATCAGCACTAATGCGGTAAAATTCGCTTCTAAAGCATTAAATAACCAATTTCCAGACTCTGCACAGTTTTATGCCGTTGGAGAAGCAACCTATCAGGCTCTCCTAGCCCTTGGGATCTCTTCCCAAAAAGCGCCACAGGAATGCCAACAGACCGAAGGGTTACTCACTCTCGAACAGCTTCATCATATTTCAAATAAGAACATTGTGATCGTACGGGGCGTCGGAGGAAGAGAGGCACTGGCCGAGGCACTAACCTCTCGGGGGGCCATCGTCAACTATTGGGAGGCCTATCAAAGGGGTTGCCCACAGCTAGACAAAAACAGTGTTATTCAGGGGTGGCAGAACGCTGAAATAGACACGATTGTCGTCACCAGTGGCGAAATACTTAATAATCTAATCAAACTTGTACCAAAAGAGCTATTTGCTTGGCTGCGTGCATGTCATATTATAGTCCCTAGCTCTCGAGTTCAGGAACAAGCCTTAGCCAACGGATTACAACACGTTACTAATGCCAAAGCTGCAAACTGCAAGGCCGTACTATCAGCCTTAAAGTTATCTATCTAG
- a CDS encoding uroporphyrinogen-III C-methyltransferase, with protein MDNKKLDENVIEPNIEVSSETDTNDTTRAVSEPQEESANIQPKTEKNGVSWGFIFNLFFILVVAFGTLGGGYYLYQELIKQQEKAQALATDLKLALSEPSRQISSLQREQQAFSGSMNQQMQGLSESQTQLNERVAKLAQRNPNHWMAEEAKYLVRMAGSKLWLEKDPSTAASLLKSADARIESMKDPSLTPLRKALAQDISVVSAIKSTDIAGTVLTLDSMIEQLDRLPLNRVEVANAANRLESPEMSASIDDWKENLAKSWKSIMDDFVVVRKRTTDITPILAPDQQWYLVENIRNKLLQSQLALYRQDQVNYRQSLTLARKWIYQYFDLNDAKTKETLSALEALKTLEIQTPAINHFQSTALLQQLVIHGNLLVTEEPSL; from the coding sequence ATGGACAATAAAAAGTTAGATGAGAACGTTATAGAACCGAACATAGAGGTAAGCTCTGAAACGGATACTAATGACACGACTCGAGCAGTCAGCGAACCTCAGGAAGAGTCTGCTAATATCCAGCCTAAAACTGAGAAAAACGGTGTTTCCTGGGGATTTATCTTCAACCTGTTCTTTATACTGGTAGTGGCTTTTGGCACCCTAGGTGGCGGTTACTATCTTTATCAGGAGTTAATTAAGCAACAGGAAAAGGCTCAGGCATTAGCCACAGATCTGAAACTGGCATTGAGTGAGCCATCAAGGCAGATATCGTCACTGCAAAGAGAGCAGCAAGCGTTTTCCGGCAGCATGAATCAACAGATGCAGGGGTTAAGCGAAAGCCAAACTCAGCTTAATGAGCGTGTCGCAAAGCTTGCGCAGCGTAATCCAAATCACTGGATGGCCGAAGAGGCAAAATACTTAGTCAGAATGGCAGGAAGCAAACTCTGGCTGGAAAAAGATCCAAGCACGGCGGCGAGCCTGCTTAAATCGGCCGACGCTCGAATCGAGTCGATGAAAGATCCCTCTCTGACACCACTGAGAAAAGCATTGGCTCAAGATATCTCGGTGGTATCTGCTATCAAGAGCACCGATATCGCAGGTACGGTTCTAACCTTAGACAGTATGATTGAACAATTAGATCGGCTGCCATTGAATAGAGTGGAAGTTGCTAATGCGGCTAATCGTCTCGAAAGCCCCGAGATGTCAGCTTCCATTGATGACTGGAAAGAGAATCTGGCAAAGTCCTGGAAATCCATAATGGACGACTTTGTCGTGGTACGAAAGAGAACCACTGATATCACGCCGATACTCGCTCCCGATCAACAGTGGTATCTTGTCGAAAATATCCGTAACAAGCTGTTGCAGTCTCAACTTGCCCTATATAGACAAGATCAGGTCAACTATCGCCAGTCTCTGACGCTCGCAAGAAAGTGGATCTACCAATATTTTGATCTCAACGATGCCAAGACAAAAGAGACATTATCGGCTCTTGAGGCACTAAAAACCCTTGAGATACAAACACCAGCAATTAACCACTTTCAATCTACAGCCCTGCTTCAACAGCTGGTGATACACGGTAACTTACTGGTTACGGAGGAACCTTCCCTATGA
- a CDS encoding heme biosynthesis HemY N-terminal domain-containing protein — protein sequence MIRIMIYLGIILLGLCISPFFEGMNGYLYFTVWDYEVETGVVFAVIALIVFYGLLQILEWAIIFLLNLLFSSRLLPEKWRKKAAKKHTLIGALALAEEDWATAEKAMSKGAEKGELPALNLLAAARAAQHQNNTEARDEYLLQAENERLAVKAVGTTRTRYLLQQGELDKARKELDKLSPTSKSKLPVLRLALELYQAQSDWHSLKLLLPIIKKRNLLSGEELNELIISTNTSLLVSAQQSSEQDLEKAWHWLSRAERKEMRYLAIYCVGLNLYQRKPEALKLLMKQLKSSTSPDLLSALAEIISPADVEERKVIFSLENKYAEEVNFQILLAKLYQQNKEYRHATTYWQKVCNLQPDKVCWLALAESQEHLGELNKAVNSYRNAASFS from the coding sequence ATGATTAGAATTATGATCTATCTCGGGATTATCTTATTAGGCCTGTGTATCAGCCCATTTTTTGAAGGTATGAATGGCTACCTCTATTTTACCGTGTGGGATTATGAAGTCGAAACTGGTGTGGTGTTTGCTGTTATCGCTCTGATTGTTTTTTATGGCTTACTACAGATCCTGGAGTGGGCAATTATCTTCTTACTAAACCTGTTGTTTAGTAGCCGATTATTACCAGAAAAATGGCGTAAGAAAGCGGCAAAAAAACATACTCTTATTGGGGCATTAGCCCTTGCCGAAGAGGACTGGGCAACCGCCGAGAAAGCGATGTCCAAGGGGGCGGAAAAGGGGGAACTCCCGGCTCTGAACCTGTTAGCAGCAGCGAGAGCGGCGCAGCATCAAAACAATACTGAAGCCAGGGATGAGTATCTGCTTCAGGCAGAAAACGAAAGATTAGCCGTTAAGGCTGTCGGTACCACACGTACCCGTTATCTGCTTCAGCAAGGTGAGCTGGACAAAGCCAGAAAAGAGTTGGATAAACTTTCCCCTACCAGTAAGAGTAAACTCCCGGTGCTCAGACTCGCACTCGAGTTATACCAGGCTCAATCTGACTGGCACTCGCTGAAGCTACTGCTCCCAATCATCAAGAAACGAAACCTGCTTTCAGGCGAAGAGTTAAATGAGCTCATCATTTCAACGAATACTTCTTTGCTCGTTTCCGCTCAACAAAGTAGTGAGCAGGATTTAGAGAAAGCCTGGCACTGGCTCAGCCGAGCCGAGAGAAAAGAGATGCGTTATCTGGCCATCTACTGTGTCGGTCTAAATCTTTATCAACGTAAGCCTGAGGCTCTCAAATTATTGATGAAACAATTAAAGAGCTCAACTTCTCCAGACTTGTTATCTGCTCTTGCTGAGATTATTTCACCAGCCGATGTTGAAGAGAGAAAGGTGATTTTCTCGCTTGAGAATAAATATGCTGAAGAGGTCAATTTCCAGATCCTTCTTGCTAAGCTGTATCAACAAAACAAAGAGTATCGACACGCGACCACATACTGGCAAAAAGTCTGCAATCTTCAACCCGACAAAGTCTGCTGGCTTGCTCTGGCAGAATCACAGGAGCATTTAGGTGAGCTCAACAAAGCCGTGAACAGCTATAGAAATGCCGCTTCGTTTAGCTAA
- a CDS encoding retention module-containing protein produces MGVSIAKQDAVVTNLVGQLKAKDEQGNVRDVTIGDLIKNGEQLIFSPNAQFILEMADGSVVDETNIVSEEPSLSPTPEEGLATAPVSTDAEIAALQAQILAGEDPTAGLPETAAGTAAGAGGNEGTDFITLDRTADETIAGSGYDTSGFDLAAAPAIDELIIAEENILPTLTSSSITLSEANLPQGSSPLASALSQANTITLAAPNEISLLVINGVEVFTGGVFAGPVAITSASGTLNITGFDAATGILSYSYTLNSAADHSTADLQADTFAVSLTDILGNNTTSTITANLLDDAPSGQDDLENIGEDDVSVSGSVIINDTQGADSSTVSQITNSDGASLAIAQAANISGSFGSLQISADGSYSYLLSTQLDAVQSLAQGEQVTDIFTYQLTDSDGDSVPVTLTLTITGTNDTPVITTEIGDGADQGTVIESGNEDDGTIVPGVPQTTGTLTATDIDNGAVLSWSGSATGTFGSFVIDAVSGQWSYTLDNLLVDNFAENSLSQEEFLVTVTDEFGATATQLVTITINGTNDSPIITSSAADATGSVNEQPAEGVVLDPDTQTATGTLTASDVDTGAVLSWSGDADSLYGSFSIDPMTGKWTYTLDNQAAEILAEGEVVQENFLVTVIDEFGATDTQTVTINITGKDEASVIANDSNTIDEDTVALGNVLDNDSDEDDLLTVNSFTVEGSSYSAGTSVDLANGTLVLNEDGSYVFTPDANWNGDVPIITYTTNTGATATLTIVVEPVNDAPDALNNSYNLNEGGFTSGNIITDNTGVGVDSDIDGGALNITHINGIAVTFISGTAILPIGDGTLTINQNGSFTYAHNGEEPEPTSFTYTINDGLGGTDTASVFFNINPVNDGPFAEDDSFSVDEGALLGGNVITHIDNNDGLLDSDGGDGGPLSITQVNGADLVFNLGWSQDIVVGNGTLRIKADGTFEYQHDGSDPEEVPPTFQYTLSDGSGTDTAVVTITTNPVNDGPEIVSIDLAAVSEEGLLYGIKDGPLPPDDTTDEVSFVGTLSFTDVDSSNFGISIDDTNIGQYYSGSTEIIWSWSGNTLTGTAGSMTVMTVVFGAVSGTAPDFSVNYTISLFAPVNHDPESNIEDVLPIAFAVTVDDLNGGSADTTLTVNIEDDSPVDELDPQAEPSITNSIGQYITGDLFAPGADGFGNVVFDVTAEVKGNLLYNGSFLSYDMDGNTLVASSPLDDTVVFTITAVPDGDGQYDYKLLLLEEIQLKTDVTFEVNDAPAGFNETYYVDSDGKIYSHDGQVVEEIATITSSDSLNSNEHGIGVGSTPSIDTGEKIVFHYGDLGTLGAKIVLGTGVNATRDGNSVFNYTVTYINGETKEFTGVVLDGTYEIEAKFTDDNFYSNVVSIEIEYVNGDDFQVAESTSTVASVTENPIDIDFTYTATDADGDSVFDPDGEPGGFTVVVEPDTGSDDINILAGTDAEDTLLGGIESDYIIGGTGDDTISGDAGADILIGSEGSDTIDAGVDTDRDAIIWEVGSADESIDTIYNFNPVYDVLNLSDVLVNEAPGDLEDFLSFNFVGGSTEIVLDTNGTSSAGGDTLTILLDGVDLSTIYGPTPTEIINGLLDDDALIVDVP; encoded by the coding sequence ATGGGTGTTTCAATAGCTAAACAAGATGCCGTTGTCACTAACTTGGTTGGTCAATTAAAAGCCAAAGATGAACAGGGAAATGTCAGAGATGTAACGATAGGCGATCTTATCAAAAACGGTGAGCAACTAATCTTCTCGCCAAATGCACAATTTATTCTGGAGATGGCCGACGGCTCGGTCGTCGATGAAACAAACATCGTATCGGAAGAGCCAAGCTTATCTCCTACTCCTGAGGAGGGGCTAGCTACGGCGCCCGTGTCTACCGATGCGGAAATTGCAGCCCTGCAAGCTCAAATTTTAGCGGGTGAAGATCCAACAGCCGGACTGCCTGAGACCGCGGCTGGCACCGCAGCCGGAGCCGGTGGTAACGAAGGCACCGACTTTATCACCTTAGACAGAACTGCTGATGAAACGATAGCCGGTAGTGGATATGATACCAGTGGGTTCGATCTGGCTGCAGCACCCGCTATTGACGAGCTAATCATTGCTGAAGAAAATATTCTTCCTACATTAACTTCCAGCTCCATCACTCTTTCAGAAGCAAATCTCCCCCAGGGCTCCTCTCCATTAGCAAGTGCTTTATCACAAGCAAACACAATTACACTTGCCGCCCCCAATGAAATATCCCTCTTAGTGATAAATGGCGTTGAAGTATTTACCGGTGGCGTATTTGCCGGACCCGTAGCGATAACGTCTGCAAGCGGAACATTGAATATAACGGGGTTTGATGCTGCAACCGGCATTCTGAGTTATAGCTACACCTTGAACTCAGCAGCCGATCATAGCACTGCAGATCTTCAAGCAGATACCTTCGCCGTGTCGCTTACCGATATTCTGGGCAACAATACCACCTCAACTATTACCGCAAACCTGCTCGATGATGCCCCTAGCGGACAAGATGACTTAGAGAACATAGGAGAGGATGACGTTTCAGTTTCAGGAAGTGTCATCATTAACGACACTCAAGGTGCCGACTCATCTACCGTTTCACAAATCACTAACTCAGATGGAGCCAGCTTAGCTATAGCTCAGGCAGCGAATATTAGCGGCAGCTTCGGGTCATTACAAATATCTGCCGACGGTAGCTATAGCTATCTGTTATCGACTCAGCTCGATGCGGTTCAATCTCTCGCTCAGGGGGAGCAGGTTACAGATATATTTACTTACCAACTCACAGACAGTGATGGTGATAGCGTGCCGGTAACGCTTACGCTCACCATAACCGGCACCAACGACACCCCTGTCATTACTACAGAAATAGGTGATGGAGCCGATCAAGGCACTGTCATCGAATCAGGAAATGAGGATGACGGCACCATAGTTCCCGGAGTGCCACAAACAACGGGCACCCTCACCGCGACCGATATAGATAACGGTGCGGTATTGAGCTGGAGCGGTAGCGCAACAGGAACCTTCGGCAGCTTTGTCATCGATGCCGTAAGTGGACAATGGTCATACACCTTAGATAACCTGCTTGTCGATAATTTTGCCGAAAATAGCTTATCTCAAGAGGAGTTCCTGGTTACCGTGACCGATGAGTTTGGTGCAACAGCCACACAACTGGTGACCATCACCATCAACGGTACCAATGACAGCCCAATTATCACCTCATCGGCTGCCGATGCCACAGGTAGCGTCAACGAACAGCCCGCTGAAGGGGTTGTGCTCGATCCAGACACTCAAACAGCCACCGGAACACTCACCGCCAGTGATGTAGATACCGGGGCAGTCCTGTCCTGGAGCGGCGATGCCGACTCACTCTATGGCAGCTTTAGCATAGATCCGATGACCGGGAAGTGGACCTATACCTTAGATAACCAAGCAGCAGAGATCTTGGCCGAAGGTGAAGTGGTACAGGAAAACTTTTTAGTCACTGTTATCGATGAATTTGGCGCCACCGACACTCAGACAGTCACTATCAATATTACCGGTAAGGATGAAGCCTCCGTCATCGCTAATGACAGTAACACCATAGATGAAGACACGGTCGCTTTAGGCAACGTGCTGGATAATGACAGTGATGAGGACGACCTGCTAACCGTCAACAGCTTTACCGTAGAGGGCAGTAGTTACAGCGCAGGAACCAGTGTCGATTTAGCAAATGGCACCTTAGTTCTTAACGAAGATGGTAGCTATGTGTTCACCCCTGATGCCAACTGGAACGGCGATGTCCCCATTATTACCTACACCACCAATACCGGCGCAACCGCAACCTTGACCATAGTTGTCGAGCCAGTCAATGATGCCCCCGATGCGCTAAACAACAGTTATAATCTCAACGAAGGTGGTTTCACAAGCGGAAACATCATTACCGATAACACCGGAGTCGGTGTCGACAGTGACATAGATGGCGGCGCACTGAACATCACCCACATTAACGGTATTGCAGTTACATTCATTAGCGGCACGGCGATTCTTCCAATCGGCGATGGCACCTTAACCATCAACCAGAACGGTAGCTTCACCTATGCCCACAACGGTGAAGAACCCGAACCAACCAGCTTTACCTACACAATTAACGATGGATTGGGAGGAACGGACACTGCAAGCGTATTCTTCAATATCAACCCGGTCAACGATGGCCCGTTTGCCGAAGATGACAGCTTCAGTGTCGATGAAGGGGCCCTGCTCGGCGGCAACGTCATCACTCACATCGATAACAACGATGGCCTGCTGGATAGCGACGGCGGCGATGGTGGCCCACTGAGTATCACTCAGGTTAATGGCGCCGATCTGGTATTTAACCTCGGCTGGAGTCAGGACATCGTAGTGGGTAACGGTACCTTGCGCATCAAAGCCGACGGTACCTTCGAGTATCAACATGATGGCAGCGATCCCGAAGAGGTACCGCCTACCTTCCAATACACATTAAGTGATGGTTCAGGCACAGATACAGCAGTCGTGACTATCACCACCAACCCTGTTAACGATGGGCCTGAAATTGTCAGCATCGATTTAGCAGCTGTATCGGAAGAGGGTTTACTCTATGGGATCAAAGATGGTCCGCTACCGCCAGACGATACTACGGATGAAGTCTCTTTTGTCGGTACACTCAGTTTCACCGATGTCGACAGCAGCAACTTCGGTATATCTATAGATGACACCAATATCGGTCAATACTATTCTGGAAGCACTGAAATAATCTGGAGTTGGAGTGGTAATACTCTTACTGGTACTGCAGGCTCAATGACAGTTATGACAGTCGTATTTGGCGCTGTCAGTGGTACGGCACCGGACTTCAGCGTCAACTACACCATTAGCCTGTTCGCTCCGGTAAATCATGATCCCGAAAGCAATATCGAAGATGTACTGCCTATAGCCTTTGCCGTAACGGTTGACGATCTTAACGGTGGCAGCGCCGACACCACTCTCACGGTCAATATCGAAGATGACTCGCCAGTCGATGAGCTTGACCCACAAGCTGAACCATCAATAACCAATAGCATCGGCCAATACATCACTGGAGATCTATTTGCCCCTGGCGCCGATGGTTTTGGCAACGTGGTCTTCGACGTCACTGCCGAGGTCAAGGGTAACCTTCTATATAATGGCTCATTTCTTTCCTATGACATGGACGGAAATACGTTAGTAGCATCGTCACCACTTGACGACACCGTCGTATTTACCATAACTGCGGTACCCGATGGAGACGGTCAATATGACTACAAACTACTCTTACTGGAAGAGATCCAGCTAAAAACCGATGTTACATTTGAAGTCAATGATGCACCCGCTGGTTTCAATGAGACCTATTACGTCGACAGCGATGGTAAAATATACTCTCATGATGGCCAAGTAGTTGAAGAGATCGCTACAATTACCAGCTCCGATAGTCTTAATTCCAATGAGCATGGTATCGGCGTTGGCTCAACTCCCTCTATTGATACAGGCGAAAAAATTGTATTCCATTACGGTGACTTAGGCACGTTAGGCGCAAAAATAGTCCTCGGAACCGGGGTCAATGCAACCCGAGATGGTAACAGTGTATTTAACTACACCGTGACCTACATAAATGGAGAAACGAAAGAGTTCACGGGCGTCGTTCTTGATGGAACATACGAAATAGAAGCTAAGTTCACCGATGACAATTTCTACTCAAATGTAGTATCTATCGAGATCGAATATGTTAACGGAGATGACTTCCAAGTTGCCGAATCAACCTCAACAGTAGCCAGCGTTACGGAGAATCCAATAGATATTGATTTTACCTACACAGCAACCGATGCTGATGGAGATAGCGTCTTTGACCCCGACGGAGAGCCAGGTGGTTTCACCGTCGTTGTAGAACCAGATACAGGCAGTGACGATATCAATATCTTGGCCGGAACCGATGCCGAAGACACTCTTTTAGGTGGAATAGAGAGTGACTACATCATCGGCGGCACCGGAGATGACACGATATCTGGTGATGCAGGAGCCGATATTCTAATCGGCAGTGAGGGCTCTGACACCATAGACGCCGGTGTAGATACAGACCGTGACGCCATTATCTGGGAGGTGGGCTCTGCAGACGAGAGCATAGATACCATCTATAACTTCAACCCGGTCTACGACGTGCTCAACCTATCCGATGTGTTAGTCAATGAAGCACCTGGCGATCTGGAAGACTTCCTCTCATTTAACTTTGTAGGCGGCAGCACAGAGATAGTCTTGGATACAAATGGAACATCATCAGCTGGAGGAGATACACTAACCATACTATTAGATGGGGTAGACCTATCTACCATCTATGGTCCAACTCCAACGGAGATCATCAACGGACTCCTCGATGACGATGCACTGATTGTTGATGTACCATAA